The following proteins are encoded in a genomic region of Enterocloster clostridioformis:
- a CDS encoding amidohydrolase family protein encodes MMKMEHEMKIIDGHVHLIQCIAGTGAGGELRFAGNGMAEYASGERFRMLPDEFSQGVVTAGDILRKMDDNGVEKAVLLQGNYFGFQNLYSMEAVKKYPDRFCAAASYDPFCRGKEQIRKHLFKELGFPIVKFEVSTGSGLMANHFTLPLDGDIMKAEYDYADEHGLVFVIDIGKCGSESWQTDRLLNVIKEHPGMKFVVCHLLAVSMRDEDKLVEGLKKLALPNVWFDLAALPHNCGPDAYPYPNAVRYLRHGIEIAGADKLIFGTDIPSVLKEDSYQHFIQYITCSDAFSREEKERIMYRNAEHVYFK; translated from the coding sequence ATGATGAAAATGGAACATGAGATGAAGATAATAGACGGACATGTCCATCTGATACAGTGTATCGCCGGAACAGGGGCAGGAGGAGAGCTGCGCTTTGCCGGAAACGGCATGGCGGAATATGCATCAGGGGAACGGTTCCGAATGCTTCCGGATGAATTCAGCCAGGGAGTGGTGACTGCCGGGGATATTCTCAGGAAAATGGATGATAACGGAGTGGAGAAAGCAGTGCTGCTCCAGGGAAATTACTTTGGTTTCCAGAATCTCTATTCCATGGAGGCAGTGAAAAAATATCCGGACCGGTTTTGTGCCGCGGCTTCCTACGACCCTTTTTGCAGGGGCAAGGAACAGATACGAAAACACCTGTTTAAAGAGCTGGGTTTTCCAATTGTGAAGTTTGAGGTAAGTACCGGCTCTGGGCTCATGGCCAACCATTTCACGCTGCCCCTGGACGGGGATATCATGAAGGCCGAATATGATTATGCGGATGAACATGGTCTGGTGTTTGTCATTGATATAGGCAAATGCGGCAGTGAGAGCTGGCAGACGGACCGGCTTTTGAATGTGATAAAGGAGCATCCCGGCATGAAGTTTGTGGTCTGCCATCTGCTGGCCGTGTCCATGAGGGACGAGGATAAGCTTGTGGAAGGATTAAAGAAGCTGGCCCTGCCCAATGTGTGGTTTGATTTGGCTGCCCTGCCCCATAACTGCGGCCCTGACGCCTACCCCTATCCCAATGCGGTGAGGTATCTGAGGCATGGTATTGAGATAGCAGGGGCGGACAAACTCATTTTCGGAACGGATATACCCTCGGTGCTGAAGGAGGACAGCTATCAGCATTTTATACAGTACATCACATGCAGCGATGCATTTTCCCGGGAAGAAAAGGAACGAATCATGTACAGGAATGCAGAGCATGTATATTTCAAGTAA